A genomic segment from Bacteroidales bacterium encodes:
- a CDS encoding NUDIX hydrolase: MPYCYEYPRPAVSSDCVIFAFDGKQLNVLLIERKNDPFKGYWAFPGGFLEMDETSEQCARRELEEETGIKDACLEQLYAFSGLNRDPRGRVVSVAYIALVRQSRTQPVAGDDARQAIWFPVTHLPQLAFDHELIFRTAMQRLRQKICYQPIGYELLEEKFTLPELVRLYESVMGQRIDRRNFYRKMLRTGLLIPLEEKTSGVPHKRARYFQFDHSRFEMLKQKGCYPEAFAFSETLAAKPKS, translated from the coding sequence ATGCCTTATTGTTACGAATACCCCCGGCCTGCCGTAAGTTCCGATTGCGTGATTTTTGCTTTTGACGGGAAGCAACTGAATGTCCTTCTCATTGAAAGGAAAAATGATCCTTTTAAAGGGTACTGGGCCTTCCCCGGAGGATTCCTGGAAATGGATGAAACCTCGGAACAATGTGCCAGGCGTGAACTGGAAGAAGAAACAGGCATAAAGGATGCCTGCCTTGAACAGTTATATGCTTTTTCTGGACTCAACCGCGATCCACGCGGAAGAGTTGTTTCGGTGGCCTACATTGCGCTGGTAAGGCAGTCCCGCACGCAACCCGTAGCAGGAGACGATGCCAGGCAGGCAATATGGTTTCCGGTAACCCATCTTCCCCAACTTGCTTTCGACCATGAACTTATTTTCCGTACCGCCATGCAAAGGCTCAGGCAAAAAATCTGCTACCAGCCCATAGGGTATGAGCTGCTCGAAGAAAAATTCACCCTTCCGGAACTGGTAAGGCTCTATGAATCGGTTATGGGTCAACGCATTGACCGCCGGAACTTTTATCGCAAAATGCTCCGTACCGGACTCCTGATACCCCTGGAAGAAAAAACCAGCGGAGTACCACATAAGCGGGCACGTTACTTTCAGTTTGATCATTCCCGTTTTGAGATGCTGAAGCAGAAGGGTTGCTATCCTGAAGCCTTTGCTTTTTCAGAAACTCTTGCCGCAAAACCAAAATCATGA